One segment of Candidatus Bathyarchaeota archaeon DNA contains the following:
- a CDS encoding type II secretion system F family protein, with amino-acid sequence MASSYNPLNMFRSMITLLSGKQKASEIDKEMPFTVMLFTLMAASGIAVYDAWKKMGRVNLLPETQKEAQEVVRQVEVLGYDPLTVMYRKAEEATSKTYRDFLGGYVSSVKSGINVVNFLRNKLHSILEVQSAGAFRSIEKLGTLVEAYAVMLIVTLCIYILYVVMSATNTFESTSVGMASSSSQPLMYALIFLATPFITLVFMAIANLARQSNLLSIKEVYRNVIFSSGAASGFFAAAMFLPQLGFIIEMLTLPGLVIFCLLAISLPPAFAYRKIAKENFAAEEAMPSFLRDVTESRKIGLSPVKSIIHATKRTGYGSFNETLQLVRSQIEWGVPLRKIFSNIKKQIRSWPVLVYFLILIETIEFGGGSADALEILSNYSERTKEIEADKRATLKPYVMLAFVWSVLIALTTSIVAITIGVLTQITAPGSSPAMLSSMQHQILIFSIGIILQCWMSGFFIGKISEGTFAAGFKYSAMLAVTGYVSLILSQNYLAGMLGAVSG; translated from the coding sequence TTGGCCTCTAGCTATAATCCACTTAACATGTTCCGCTCAATGATAACATTGCTTTCTGGAAAGCAAAAAGCCTCCGAGATTGATAAGGAGATGCCTTTCACTGTAATGTTGTTCACTTTGATGGCAGCTAGCGGAATCGCCGTTTATGATGCGTGGAAAAAAATGGGGCGAGTCAACTTATTGCCCGAAACTCAAAAGGAAGCTCAGGAAGTGGTGCGGCAAGTTGAAGTTTTAGGATATGACCCTTTGACCGTGATGTACAGAAAAGCTGAAGAAGCAACCTCAAAAACTTACCGCGACTTCCTTGGTGGCTATGTTTCCTCGGTAAAAAGCGGTATAAACGTGGTTAATTTCTTAAGAAACAAACTTCATTCCATCCTAGAAGTACAAAGTGCAGGTGCATTTCGTTCAATTGAAAAGCTGGGAACATTAGTTGAGGCGTATGCGGTTATGCTTATTGTTACACTTTGTATTTACATTCTGTATGTTGTAATGTCTGCAACAAACACTTTTGAGTCTACGTCTGTAGGCATGGCCTCTTCATCTTCACAACCCCTCATGTATGCTTTGATTTTTCTCGCAACTCCCTTTATCACATTAGTTTTCATGGCTATAGCTAATCTTGCGCGTCAAAGCAACTTACTCTCTATCAAAGAAGTTTACCGCAATGTTATATTCTCGAGCGGAGCTGCTTCAGGATTCTTTGCCGCTGCGATGTTCTTGCCACAACTAGGTTTCATTATTGAAATGTTGACTTTACCAGGACTAGTAATATTTTGCCTCTTGGCCATTTCTCTGCCTCCTGCTTTTGCTTACCGGAAAATCGCAAAAGAAAACTTTGCCGCAGAAGAAGCCATGCCCAGTTTTCTCAGAGACGTAACCGAGTCTAGAAAAATCGGTCTTTCACCTGTGAAAAGCATCATCCACGCCACCAAAAGGACAGGATATGGATCATTCAATGAAACTTTGCAGCTTGTTCGCAGCCAAATTGAGTGGGGAGTTCCGCTTAGAAAGATTTTCAGCAACATAAAAAAGCAAATTCGAAGCTGGCCAGTTTTGGTGTACTTCCTAATTTTGATTGAAACCATAGAGTTTGGTGGCGGTTCTGCAGACGCGTTAGAAATATTATCTAATTATAGTGAAAGGACAAAAGAGATAGAGGCGGACAAGCGGGCCACACTCAAACCCTATGTTATGTTAGCCTTCGTTTGGAGTGTGCTGATAGCCCTCACAACCTCCATAGTGGCAATAACAATCGGCGTCCTAACCCAAATCACCGCGCCAGGCTCTTCACCAGCCATGTTGAGTTCTATGCAACATCAAATCCTAATATTTTCTATAGGTATAATCCTTCAATGCTGGATGTCCGGCTTTTTCATAGGCAAAATAAGCGAAGGCACTTTTGCAGCGGGCTTTAAATATTCAGCGATGCTTGCAGTCACTGGCTATGTCTCTCTCATTCTGTCTCAAAACTACCTTGCTGGGATGCTTGGAGCTGTATCAGGATAG